A window of Thermovibrio guaymasensis contains these coding sequences:
- the miaB gene encoding tRNA (N6-isopentenyl adenosine(37)-C2)-methylthiotransferase MiaB, which yields MGKYFIKTFGCQMNVNDSEKMAGLLEGMGYERAENPEEADIIIVNTCSVRAKPDNKAYSFIGNLKRLKKKKPETIVAVAGCIPQKEKEHILRFPHVDLVFGTFNFVKLPQFLEKVKKEGKVVEVLNSKIPEEDRVPLIDSSLENPFVAYVTVQRGCNRFCTYCIVPFTRGRERSVKPELVLEEVRRLAERGVKEVHLLGQNVDFYRYGSTDLADLLYMVSEVPGIERVRFTTSHPAGFSREIAEAIRDIPKVCPYVHLPPQSGSNEVLKRMNRGYTREEYIEKVKMLKEIVPEVALSGDFIVGFPGETEKDFEDTISLVEECVFDQGFVFEYSPRPFTKAATFLDDVPKEVKNRRLRELQDLIKKQALERNRERLGKVEEVLIEGYSPKGTELYGRTPDNKPVAVTGGEDLIGKTVKVEITEVSPFFLKGKPVEKEQSHG from the coding sequence ATGGGAAAGTACTTCATTAAGACCTTTGGATGTCAAATGAACGTTAACGACTCAGAGAAGATGGCTGGCCTCCTTGAGGGAATGGGCTACGAAAGGGCCGAAAACCCTGAGGAGGCCGATATTATTATCGTTAATACTTGCTCCGTTAGGGCAAAGCCCGACAATAAGGCTTACTCATTTATAGGAAACCTTAAGAGGTTGAAGAAGAAAAAACCTGAGACTATAGTTGCAGTTGCAGGTTGTATTCCACAGAAGGAGAAGGAACACATCTTAAGGTTTCCCCACGTTGACTTGGTCTTTGGAACCTTCAACTTTGTGAAGCTTCCACAGTTCCTTGAGAAGGTTAAGAAGGAAGGGAAGGTAGTAGAAGTTCTAAACTCTAAAATTCCTGAGGAAGATAGAGTTCCCCTAATAGACTCTTCCCTTGAAAATCCCTTTGTGGCCTACGTTACCGTTCAAAGGGGGTGTAACAGGTTCTGTACTTACTGCATCGTTCCATTTACGAGGGGAAGGGAGAGGAGCGTAAAGCCGGAGCTCGTTTTGGAGGAGGTAAGAAGGCTTGCAGAGAGGGGAGTCAAAGAAGTTCACCTCCTAGGTCAGAACGTTGACTTTTACAGGTATGGAAGTACCGACCTGGCAGACCTTTTATACATGGTCTCTGAAGTTCCTGGGATTGAGAGGGTGAGGTTTACAACTTCCCATCCTGCAGGCTTTAGCCGTGAGATAGCTGAGGCTATTAGGGACATTCCAAAGGTGTGTCCTTACGTTCACCTTCCTCCCCAGAGCGGTTCAAACGAAGTTCTTAAGAGGATGAACAGGGGTTATACAAGAGAAGAGTATATTGAAAAAGTAAAGATGCTGAAGGAGATCGTTCCTGAAGTTGCCCTCTCTGGTGACTTCATCGTCGGTTTCCCCGGGGAAACTGAGAAGGACTTTGAGGATACCATCTCCCTAGTTGAGGAGTGCGTTTTTGACCAGGGGTTTGTCTTTGAGTATTCTCCCCGTCCCTTTACTAAGGCTGCTACTTTCCTAGACGATGTCCCTAAGGAAGTAAAGAACAGGAGGTTAAGGGAACTCCAGGACTTAATTAAGAAACAGGCCTTGGAGAGGAACAGGGAGAGGCTTGGGAAAGTTGAAGAGGTCTTGATTGAAGGTTACAGTCCGAAGGGAACGGAGCTCTACGGAAGGACTCCAGATAATAAGCCCGTTGCAGTAACGGGTGGAGAGGACTTAATTGGAAAAACTGTAAAGGTTGAGATAACTGAAGTCTCTCCCTTCTTCCTGAAGGGAAAACCGGTAGAAAAGGAGCAGAGCCATGGTTGA
- a CDS encoding OmpA family protein encodes MRKILALLTITSFLTVGCATTQSSQKTGPSKTATGAAIGAVAGGILGAVTGPKHANKGKRVLLGAAAGALIGGAIGYILDQQAKSLGKDLGVQPIDNTNPEVKPTEPPITEAKPVAVVKEPEKVRVVMKDTVLFDFNSYQLKPEAKEMLRRVARTLNENPDTVVVVVGYTDSTGSFNYNVKLSEKRAEAVRNELILNGVDPSRVVTFGCGPKHPIAPNDTPEGRFLNRRVEILIYPKGQTIPNPCD; translated from the coding sequence ATGAGGAAAATTTTAGCATTACTTACTATAACTAGCTTTTTAACTGTTGGTTGTGCGACGACTCAGAGCTCTCAGAAAACAGGGCCCAGTAAAACTGCAACCGGAGCAGCAATTGGAGCGGTAGCTGGAGGAATATTGGGGGCAGTGACTGGTCCAAAGCATGCAAATAAGGGAAAGAGAGTCCTTCTTGGTGCAGCTGCAGGAGCTCTAATCGGAGGGGCTATCGGTTACATCCTTGACCAGCAGGCCAAGTCTCTCGGTAAGGACCTTGGAGTTCAGCCAATTGATAATACAAACCCTGAAGTAAAACCAACCGAACCTCCAATTACAGAAGCTAAACCTGTTGCTGTAGTTAAGGAGCCCGAAAAGGTAAGAGTTGTGATGAAGGATACAGTCCTGTTTGACTTTAACAGCTACCAGCTTAAGCCTGAAGCGAAGGAGATGTTGAGGAGGGTTGCAAGGACTCTTAACGAAAATCCGGATACTGTTGTAGTCGTTGTAGGTTATACCGACAGTACCGGTTCTTTTAACTACAACGTTAAGCTCTCAGAGAAGAGGGCAGAGGCTGTAAGGAACGAACTTATTTTAAACGGAGTAGACCCATCTAGAGTTGTAACTTTTGGGTGTGGTCCGAAACACCCGATAGCTCCAAACGATACTCCTGAAGGTCGTTTCCTCAACAGGAGGGTTGAGATACTCATATATCCAAAGGGCCAGACAATACCTAATCCCTGCGATTAA
- the rsmH gene encoding 16S rRNA (cytosine(1402)-N(4))-methyltransferase RsmH codes for MSEIYHPPVLLDESISMLKAREGGIFVDATLGGGGHTEAILKANPKNRVIGIDRDEEAIERAIKRLEPYGDRVSIYHANFSQIGEVLEAEGIGEVNGVLFDLGVSHFHLRGERGFTVWKEQPLDMRMDRRQKLTARDVVNELSERELADVIFKYGQERFARKIAREIVRRRKEKPIETTTELAQIVEEVIPKKLWAGRKKHPAIKTFQAIRIFVNKEFEEIEKGIPSAAEFIKSGGRIVVITFHSLEDRLVKNILRSLQGFKVVTKKPIEPSPEEVRENPASRSAKLRAAEREE; via the coding sequence ATGAGTGAAATTTACCATCCTCCTGTTCTCCTTGATGAGAGTATCAGTATGTTAAAGGCTAGAGAGGGAGGAATTTTCGTTGATGCTACCTTAGGTGGCGGAGGCCATACGGAGGCGATTTTAAAGGCTAACCCTAAAAATAGGGTAATTGGTATAGATAGGGATGAAGAGGCCATAGAAAGGGCAATTAAAAGGTTAGAGCCTTACGGCGATAGGGTTTCAATCTACCACGCAAACTTCTCTCAGATAGGGGAAGTTCTTGAAGCTGAAGGAATAGGTGAAGTTAACGGAGTGCTTTTTGACCTTGGAGTTTCCCACTTCCACTTAAGGGGAGAGAGGGGCTTTACAGTTTGGAAGGAGCAGCCCCTTGATATGAGGATGGATAGGCGTCAGAAGTTGACTGCAAGGGATGTTGTAAATGAACTTTCTGAGAGGGAGCTTGCAGACGTAATATTTAAGTACGGTCAGGAGCGATTTGCGAGGAAGATAGCAAGGGAGATAGTAAGGAGGAGGAAAGAAAAGCCAATAGAGACTACTACCGAACTTGCTCAGATAGTTGAAGAGGTTATTCCAAAGAAGTTATGGGCTGGAAGGAAGAAACACCCTGCAATAAAGACGTTTCAAGCTATAAGAATCTTTGTAAATAAGGAGTTTGAAGAGATAGAGAAGGGAATCCCTTCTGCTGCAGAGTTTATAAAGTCCGGTGGGAGGATTGTTGTCATAACCTTCCACTCTCTGGAGGATAGGCTGGTTAAGAATATCCTTAGGAGCCTTCAAGGTTTTAAGGTAGTGACTAAAAAGCCGATAGAGCCGAGCCCTGAGGAGGTTAGGGAAAATCCGGCATCAAGGAGCGCAAAGTTAAGGGCTGCTGAGAGGGAGGAGTAA
- a CDS encoding glutamate-5-semialdehyde dehydrogenase: MSFSVEEVAKRAKEVSYSLIDLSTEVKNRTLLTAAKLIEEKREIIEKENRKDLIAGEEKGLSKAMLDRLLLNEKRIKGMVDVLKDVANLPDPVGEVIKMWTRPNGLRIGKMRVPLGVVSIIYESRPNVTVEAGSLCIKSSNAVILKGGSEAINSNRVLVEILKEAAEREGYPPEAIQFIDTTDRRAVRELLKLDQYIDVVIPRGGEGLIRFVSENARMPVIKHYKGVCHVFVDEFADLEKAWNICFNAKVQRPGVCNAMETMLVHSKIADAFMPKMVELFKKAKVELRGDERARSYDPEYIKPATEEDWYAEYLDLILAVRVVDSLDEAIDHINTYGSHHSDAIVTENYTNSMKFLNRVDSAAVYVNASTRFTDGNVFGLGAEMGISTDKVHVRGPMGLEDLTIPKYIILGNGQIRE, from the coding sequence ATGAGTTTTAGCGTAGAGGAAGTTGCAAAAAGGGCAAAGGAGGTAAGCTACTCTCTCATAGACCTATCAACGGAAGTAAAAAATAGAACGCTTTTAACTGCTGCCAAGCTAATAGAGGAAAAAAGGGAAATCATTGAAAAGGAAAATAGAAAGGACCTAATCGCTGGAGAGGAAAAAGGTCTATCAAAGGCTATGCTTGACAGGCTCCTCCTTAACGAGAAGAGAATAAAAGGAATGGTTGATGTTTTAAAGGACGTTGCAAACCTTCCAGACCCTGTTGGCGAAGTTATAAAGATGTGGACGAGGCCCAACGGGTTAAGAATTGGGAAGATGAGGGTTCCTCTTGGGGTTGTTTCTATCATTTACGAGTCAAGACCAAACGTAACAGTTGAAGCAGGTTCCCTGTGTATAAAGAGCTCCAACGCAGTTATCCTAAAGGGAGGAAGTGAGGCTATAAACTCAAACAGGGTTTTAGTAGAAATATTAAAAGAGGCAGCAGAGAGGGAAGGTTACCCACCTGAGGCAATCCAGTTTATAGATACAACAGACAGAAGAGCAGTTAGAGAACTCCTAAAGCTTGACCAGTACATTGACGTTGTAATACCACGGGGCGGGGAAGGTCTAATCAGGTTCGTTTCAGAGAACGCAAGGATGCCCGTAATAAAGCACTACAAGGGAGTCTGCCACGTCTTCGTTGACGAGTTTGCAGACCTTGAAAAGGCGTGGAACATCTGTTTCAACGCAAAGGTTCAAAGGCCGGGAGTCTGTAACGCAATGGAGACAATGCTAGTCCACTCAAAGATTGCAGATGCCTTTATGCCTAAAATGGTGGAGCTCTTCAAAAAGGCTAAGGTTGAGCTTAGGGGGGATGAAAGGGCAAGGAGTTACGATCCAGAGTACATAAAGCCGGCAACTGAAGAGGACTGGTACGCAGAATACCTAGACCTAATCCTTGCCGTAAGAGTCGTTGATTCCCTGGATGAGGCTATAGACCACATAAACACTTACGGTTCTCACCACAGCGATGCAATAGTTACCGAAAACTACACAAACTCCATGAAGTTCCTAAACAGAGTAGACTCAGCAGCCGTCTACGTCAACGCGTCAACTAGGTTTACAGATGGGAACGTCTTTGGCCTTGGAGCGGAGATGGGGATCTCAACTGATAAAGTTCACGTTAGAGGTCCTATGGGGCTTGAAGACTTAACAATTCCAAAGTACATAATCCTCGGAAACGGTCAGATAAGGGAGTAA